From a single Micromonas commoda chromosome 5, complete sequence genomic region:
- a CDS encoding predicted protein, with the protein MLAASELVDENARKEFEEDVRGECAKCGLIEAMATPTPSAEAIELAHPGRCYVKFQEEFSARAAREMLDGRVFDGRTVRASLATDEEFERAAAGAWLPPRPPPGDPSLCGILRLRSVPYEATKTDVVNFFYGMGVTEDKVKIVLDANSASTGEAFVEFSGDDANISQALMKDRAVLGSRCVEMFRSSLEEVQRMAMMGRPLM; encoded by the coding sequence atgctcgcggcgtcggagctcgtggacgagaACGCGAGGAAGGagttcgaggaggacgtccgcggcgagtgcgCCAAGTGCGGGCTCATCGAGGCGATGGCCACGcccacgccgtccgcggaggcgatcgagctGGCGCACCCGGGCCGATGCTACGTCAAGTTCCAGGAGGAGTTTAGCGCTAGAGCCGCGCGAGAGATGCTCGACGGGAGGGTGTTCGACGGGCGAACGGTGAGGGCGTCGCTGGCGACGGACGAAGAGtttgagcgcgccgccgcgggggcgtggcTGCCGCCCAGGCCGCCCCCGGGTGACCCCTCCCTCTGCGGGATTTTGCGACTGAGGTCGGTGCCGTACGAAGCCACCAAAACCGACGTGGTTAACTTTTTCTACGGCATGGGGGTCACGGAGGATAAGGTCAAGATCGTCCTGGACGCGAACAGCGCCAGCACCGGGGAGGCGTTCGTGGAGTTCTCGGGCGATGACGCGAACATATCGCAGGCGCTCATGAAGgaccgcgcggtgctggGGTCGCGGTGCGTGGAGATGTTTCGGTcgtcgctcgaggaggtgcAGCGCATGGCGATGATGGGCAGGCCGCTCATGTGA
- a CDS encoding predicted protein produces the protein MAAPSARLQSMSINVGAEVGADDASSVDAVTRTGTCLCGAVSVVLTGKPTAVSICHCVICRKLSGAPFSAQALVKATQVSVVANDIEGGGDAASSGEFSSVTPSLTSYASSPAVERHRCASCQSPVYATLAKGKMAAVPLAMLDAVRDDAAMAPTHHMYYADRIMDVPDHLPKYVKSAGRQAELWKGD, from the coding sequence atggcggcgccctccgcgcgacTTCAGTCGATGTCCATCAACGTTGGAGCCGAGGTTGGAGCCGATGATGCGTCGtccgtggacgcggtgacgcgcacCGGTACCTGCCTCtgcggcgccgtctccgtcgtgcTCACCGGTAAACCAACCGCGGTGTCCATATGCCACTGCGTGATATGCCGCAAGCTCTCCGGCGCGCCGTTCTCGGCGCAGGCGTTGGTGAAGGCTACCCAGGTATCAGTGGTGGCAAACGACatcgaaggcggcggcgacgcggcttcCTCGGGGGAGTTCTCGAGCGTTACGCCGAGTCTCACGTCGTACGCCTCATcacccgccgtcgagcgTCACAGGTGCGCGTCGTGTCAGTCGCCGGTGTACGCCACGCTGGCCAAGGGGAAGATGGCCGCGGTGCCGCTCGCGATGCTCGACGCCGTtagggacgacgccgcgatggcgccgaccCATCACATGTACTACGCGGATAGGATCATGGACGTGCCCGACCACCTGCCAAAGTACGTCAAGAGCGCGGGAAGACAGGCGGAGCTGTGGAAAGGGGACTGA
- a CDS encoding predicted protein gives MPPRTYRNGDRASAGSSRTPLPRTVPILLSLFSLLARTTFAADSRWLPSVPSPPNDACFGENRFGTTRIALCAYGVPTTTQIAFNAYNKTNGDLPAPKAWITIQDHSIALVNNTAAPGDKPEVWSKPQSYFASTNDGGSEFMGQTTSTWFGTKQGDQNTGASAVRSAMSYGYTSYAPIDRCTETFGYTNETAATKTDAEMMSEKSITQEEVDLIRKHCNGTYDQKLRENQFMTMTGGGSGYWLNGCPNYSPGNTSKNMNYTCPAVPVAPGGYKFSILGMLYGSMINSAHNESYGGYGAEGLPDYEVPHWRDLAQYKSLVMTSTLDITNVGENTTVRSAWVEWRNGTTVNFTNISDTTNLAGTKLHFVSPGSGEDEIVLKFAPYYSTGKYERDVAAVKEEFGIPCQYPDHCPTCLDYCVRDITGYEGGFQSKALGREIKKLGNGGLSTLPTQHASKSSFYPNATSTPKSTKEELMSLGGAPKLEVTEVRPVKIFLRKHGGCTGRPASPAAADMSGKNTWPNAPADCPDWFKASTHDGSKWLSEERGTDVKTEWMIDCEAGDLRCYLVDVHLDLAYLNGTRSVLGDITNDAGSDKYGWGKGTFFMYDPEIGTGDAVGGFGDEIQGSGDLPCPASGCLYPGSDSPAPAPAPDSGSDFPFVFIGVAIGVVALVIGMVVYCVVLRRRKRLKASGTKQVKAELRGDVVWCATITADVLGLGRDVLHLHRGLLLRGDAVDLDEAVH, from the exons ATGCCCCCGCGCACGTATCGAaacggcgaccgcgcgtcggcgggttcCTCGAGAACTCCGCTCCCGCGAACCGTGCCGATCCTGCTGTCGCTTTTTTCTCTCCTCGCCCGAACCACATTCGCGGCAGATTCCAGATGGCTCCCCTCGGTCCCCTCCCCCCCAAACGACGCCTGCTTCGGCGAAAATAGGTTCGGCACCACTCGCATCGCTCTGTGCGCCTATGGTGTGCCCACGACCACGCAGATCGCCTTCAACGCGTACAATAAAACCAATGGCGACCTACCAGCACCCAAGGCATGGATCACCATCCAGGACCACAGCATCGCGCTCGTAAACAACACAGCTGCTCCCGGAGACAAACCGGAGGTTTGGTCCAAACCTCAGAGCTATTTCGCGAGCACGAACGATGGTGGCTCAGAATTCATGGGCCAGACGACCTCGACCTGGTTCGGCACCAAGCAGGGGGACCAGAACacgggcgcctccgccgttcGCAGCGCCATGTCGTACGGCTACACCTCCTACGCGCCGATTGACAGATGCACCGAGACTTTCGGCTACACTAACGAAACGGCAGCCACCAAGACGGACGCTGAAATGATGTCCGAAAAAAGCATAACCCAGGAAGAAGTCGACCTGATCCGGAAGCACTGCAACGGAACGTACGACCAGAAGCTCCGCGAAAACCAATTCATGACGATGACCGGAGGTGGTAGTGGCTATTGGCTCAATGGATGCCCTAACTACTCCCCGGGGAACACGTCCAAGAACATGAACTACACATGTCCGGCGGTACCCGTCGCTCCCGGCGGCTACAAGTTCTCTATCCTCGGCATGCTGTACGGCAGCATGATCAACAGCGCCCACAATGAGTCTTACGGTGGGTACGGTGCCGAGGGTCTACCTGACTACGAGGTACCGCACTGGCGCGATCTGGCACAGTACAAGTCGCTCGTTATGACATCCACTCTCGACATCACCAACGTCGGCGAAAACACCACCGTGCGCAGCGCGTGGGTCGAGTGGCGCAACGGCACGACGGTCAATTTCACGAACATCTCGGATACCACCAACCTCGCCGGCACCAAGCTGCATTTCGTCTCGCCCGGCTCGGGAGAGGATGAGATCGTCCTGAAGTTCGCTCCGTACTACTCCACCGGCAAatacgagcgcgacgtcgccgcggtgaaggaaGAGTTCGGAATACCCTGCCAGTATCCGGACCATTGTCCAACCTGCTTGGATTACTGCGTCCGCGACATCACAGGATATGAAGGTGGTTTCCAAAGCAAAGCCCTCGGACGTGAAATTAAAAAGCTGGGCAACGGCGGACTCTCCACACTGCCCACTCAGCATGCAAGCAAAAGCAGCTTCTACCCCAATGCGACTTCAACACCGAAATCCACAAAAGAAGAGCTCATGTCATTAGGAGGCGCGCCGAAACTCGAAGTCACCGAGGTTCGCCCAGTCAAAATCTTCCTTCGCAAGCACGGCGGCTGCACCGGCCGTCCAGccagccccgccgccgccgacatgAGCGGCAAAAACACGTGGCCCAACGCTCCCGCTGACTGCCCCGACTGGTTCAAGGCATCGACTCATGACGGCAGCAAATGGCTGTCAGAAGAACGGGGGACTGATGTCAAGACCGAGTGGATGATCGACTGCGAGGCTGGCGACCTCAGGTGCTacctcgtcgacgttcaCTTGGACCTCGCGTACCTGAACGGCACTCGcagcgtcctcggcgacatTACCAACGACGCCGGCTCCGACAAATACGGCTGGGGCAAGGGAACGTTCTTCATGTACGATCCCGAAATTggcaccggcgacgccgtcggcggctttggcgatGAAATCCAGGGCTCCGGCGACCTCCCGTGCCCGGCTTCGGGGTGCTTGTATCCGGGCTCAGAttctccggctccggctccggctcccgACTCCGGCTCAGATTTCCCCTTCGTGttcatcggcgtcgccatcggcgtcgtcgcactcGTGATTGGTATGGTCGTTTACTGCGTTGTTTTACGCAGGAGGAAGCGCTTGAAAGCTTCCGGGACAAAACAGGTCAAGGCTGAG CTTCGAGGCGACGTGGTTTGGTGCGCGACCATCACGGCGGATGTTCTCGGGcttggacgcgacgtcctccaTCTTCATCGtggcctccttctccgcggagACGCAGTCGACCTCGACGAAGCGGTACATTAA
- a CDS encoding predicted protein, translating into MASCVAPIAAAIRVPALARHAAKPRARAIVPLRAVNEAGEYISVRDTIEAKIAAEIDCEILVVNDDSAKHSLHKGMHDGNAKTHGAESHFSVVVVSEFFAGMNPVKRHRQINAILKEEFDAGLHALQLTTRTPAEHAKATGGK; encoded by the coding sequence ATGGCGTCCTGCGTCGCCCCCATCGCGGCCGCGATCCGCGTCCCGGCactcgcgcgccacgccgcgaagccccgcgctcgcgcgatcgtTCCCCTTCGCGCGGTGAACGAAGCCGGCGAGTACATCAGCGTGCGCGACACCATCGAGGCcaagatcgccgccgagatcgACTGCGAGATACTGGTGGTGAACGACGACAGCGCGAAGCACTCGCTGCACAAGGGGATGCACGACGGGAACGCGAAGACTCACGGCGCCGAGTCCCACTTCTCCGTCGTGGTCGTCTCCGAGTTCTTCGCGGGCATGAACCCCGTCAAGAGGCACAGGCAGATCAACGCCATCCTCAAGGAGGAATTCGACGCCGGGCTTCACGCCTTGCAGCTCACCACCCGAACGCCCGCGGAGCACGCCAAGGCGACCGGGGGAAAGTGA
- a CDS encoding protein arginine methyltransferase (Predicted protein arginine N-methyltransferase similar to human PRMT3. ChromDB ID: PRMT20104) — MLDDVPRTAAYRDALERNPSLMNGAKVLDVGCGTGILSMFAARGGASAVVGVDGAAPMAACARANVAHNGVDDRVSIVQGKVEELLRKGDVQLGGANSYDVLVSEWMGYGLLFESMLDTVIAARDAMLKPGGAVLPDVATIHVAGFGRNATSQPFWDDVYGFEMPAVQADLAEEAAKLAVVHGVKGAHVCTTDGMVKSLDLATMTVLDTEFSSEEVLITARTDGPIMCHGIVVWFDTAFSERFCKEAPVVLTTSPHAERTHWAQTLLHFPEPVALVPHGSFWWGKDQPKMGLIGTRTNPAKGIKVRIGMAKCKEEERARGLDISLEYEPVLEDGTPGTRKARMYQM; from the exons atgctcgacgacgtcccgcgGACCGCGGCGTACAGGGACGCGTTGGAGCGCAACCCCTCGCTGATGAACGGCGCCAAGGTGCTGGACGTGGGATGCGGCACCGGCATCCTCTCGatgttcgccgcgcggggaggcgcgtccgcggtcgtcggcgtggacggcgcggcgccgatggcggcgtgcgcgcgcgccaacgtCGCGCAcaacggcgtcgacgacagGGTATCCATCGTCCAGGGCAAGGTGGAGGAGCTGTTGCGCAAAGGCGACGTGcaactcggcggcgccaactCGTATGATGTGCTGGTCAGCGAGTGGATGGGCTACGGCCTGCTCTTCGAGTCCATGCTCGAcaccgtcatcgccgccaggGACGCGATGCTCAAGCCGGGGGGCGCGGTTTtgcccgacgtcgcgacgattCACGTCGCCGGCTTTGGACGAAACGCCACGAGCCAGCCCTTCTGGGACGACGTCTACGGCTTCGAGATGCCCGCGGTGcaggcggacctcgcggaggaggcggccaagcTGGCGGTGGTTCACGGCGTCAAGGGTGCGCACGTGTGCACCACCGACGGGATGGTCAAGTCGCTGGACCTGGCCACCATGACGGTGTTGGACACCGAGTTCAGCAGCGAGGAGGTTCTGATCACGGCGAGGACCGACGGC ccgATCATGTGCCACGGGATCGTGGTGTGGTTCGACACCGCCTTCTCCGAGCGGTTCTGTAAGGAGGCGCCGGTGGTTTTGACCACGTCGCCTCACGCGGAGCGAACGCACTGGGCGCAGACCTTGCTGCACTTCCCGGaacccgtcgcgctcgtgcccCACGGCTCGTTTTGGTGGGGTAAGGACCAGCCAAAAATGGGTCTGATCGGTACCAGGACGAACCCGGCAAAGGGAATTAAGGTTCGCATCGGGATGGCAAAGtgcaaggaggaggagagggctCGGGGGTTGGACATATCCCTGGAGTACGAGCCGGTGCTCGAGGACGGCACCCCGGGGACGAGGAAAGCGCGAATGTACCAAATGTAG
- a CDS encoding predicted protein, giving the protein MLLDDLPQDVFDKVLRSGLDVVDVVRVMAVSRQMRRQAGSERVWREIVWGHFGIRDASETWSDLADRDPMDCDDIEREAEELERAARWRNLYAHLREKFGAGEAHWVSARGLYTDGGCDENDGDNFAGNLFNPDRHDKFFCSATSGNINCVGVLTMEDATDAHDYAERLRVRRKYMIWRCNLTAKVQDRLHQLAHDPDVPNVDYPRIRRECYDDMENDPFDFSNWPDQEVFHFYVHHLALALQQRNEMGKLMFHDEEAIIFDDDAESWTKHPTFARSAFEMREMAIAWQGEEGPPEAREEQPDTEMWARLEDAKERGWGLGANSEGGGWVPTDDTPLRLLNSGLAMEEFGLGGDGECMLHHTKELDAIVREHGYGKELQDSHELHVVSQTLSLVHHALELGMYDVLDMHIHKERPSSNTRRAKRDIDNCFWYGQREKAASGVGHPRRDVVLSKFEISRSGQFTCPVGCGALFVSRGPPDVDQATREKYANHIFYESEGARRWRRYLESQPEGYMLDRTGPGGLQVRDEGWPEDDDGPLKPFLGTDMSLFPDAAAVGDWIRCGCERERASTVFDGVDSLQKVHDLIREGVLPPIAAIHTSAAGVVVEFETSRSFSRGGGEPEPRFQPVAWFRFKSRAETLQSQRNDPNADVLGFELVRKRCARVVNVKLIACEDLMAEWDDHHDAPNIDCRSFSFYGVPVELGEFLSPGECARGAPYDTSHLATEVFDIHANAAHRHCRLSYRASVG; this is encoded by the coding sequence ATGTTGCTCGATGACCTGCCCCAGGATGTCTTCGACAAGGTCTTGCGGTCGGGTctcgatgtcgtcgacgtcgtgcggGTGATGGCCGTCTCGCGTCAGATGCGGAGGCAGGCCGGATCCGAGCGCGTGTGGCGAGAAATCGTGTGGGGACACTTCGGCATCAGGGACGCGTCCGAGACGTGGAGCGACCTCGCGGACCGTGACCCGATGGATTGCGACGAtatcgagcgcgaggccgaggagctcgagcgcgcagCCAGGTGGCGTAACCTTTACGCCCATCTTCGGGAGAAattcggcgcgggcgaggcgcacTGGGTGTCCGCCAGGGGTCTCTACACCGACGGCGGTtgcgacgagaacgacggcgacaacTTCGCCGGCAACCTCTTCAACCCCGACCGTCACGACAAGTTCTTCTGCAGCGCCACCAGCGGGAACATCAACTGCGTCGGGGTGCTCACCATGGaggacgcgaccgacgcgcaCGACTACGCCGAGAGGTTGCGGGTCCGCCGCAAGTACATGATATGGCGATGCAACCTCACCGCGAAGGTCCAGGACAGGTTGCACCAGCTCGCGCACGACCCGGACGTGCCGAACGTGGACTACCCGCGCATCAGGCGGGAGTGCTACGACGACATGGAAAACGACCCTTTCGACTTTAGCAACTGGCCGGACCAGGAGGTGTTCCACTTCTACGTCcaccacctcgcgctcgcgctgcagcaGCGGAACGAGATGGGCAAACTCATGTTtcacgacgaggaggcgataatcttcgacgacgacgccgagagcTGGACCAAGCACCCGACGTTCGCGCGATCGGCGTTCGAGATGCGCGAGATGGCGATCGCGTGGCAGGGGGAAGAGGGTCCGCCCGAGGCTAGGGAGGAGCAACCCGACACGGAGATGTGGGCGCGGTTGGAGGATGCGAAGGAGCGGGGCTGGGGGCTGGGCGCCAACTCCGAGGGTGGCGGGTGGGTTCCCACGGATGATACGCCGCTGCGGCTGCTGAACAGCGGTCTCGCCATGGAGGAATtcgggctcgggggcgacggtgAGTGCATGCTACACCACACGAAGGAGTTGGACGCAATCGTGAGGGAGCACGGGTACGGCAAGGAGTTGCAGGACTCGCACGAACTTCACGTCGTTTCGCAAACGCTCTCTCTGGTGCACCACGCGCTGGAACTCGGCATGTACGACGTCCTAGACATGCACATCCACAAGGAACGTCCCAGCTCAAACACCCGCAGGGCGAAGAGGGACATCGATAATTGTTTCTGGTACGGGCAACGCGAGAAGGCTGCGAGCGGCGTGGGGCACCCGAGGCGAGACGTGGTGCTATCCAAGTTTGAGATTTCACGCTCGGGGCAGTTCACGTGCCCGGTGGGTTGCGGAGCGCTGTTCGTGTCCCGCGGTCCGCCGGACGTGGACCAGGCGACGCGTGAAAAGTACGCCAACCACATATTCTACGAGtcggagggcgcgaggcggtggcgcaggtACTTGGAGAGCCAGCCCGAGGGTTACATGTTGGACAGGACGGGACCCGGCGGGTTGCAAGTCCGAGACGAGGGATGgcccgaggatgacgacggaCCTCTGAAACCGTTCCTGGGCACGGATATGTCCCTGttcccggacgccgccgccgtcggagacTGGATACGATGCGGttgcgagcgcgagcgcgcgtccacggtgttcgacggcgtcgactccCTGCAAAAGGTGCACGATCTCATCCGCGAAGGCGTCCtcccgcccatcgccgccattCACACCTCagcggcgggcgtcgtcgtcgagtttGAAACCTCGCGGTCATTCAGCCGCGGGGGGGGCGAGCCGGAGCCGAGGTTCCAGCCCGTGGCGTGGTTCAGGTTCAAGTCCAGGGCGGAGACGCTCCAGTCGCAGCGCAACGACCCAaacgccgacgtcctcggcttTGAGCTCGTTCGCAAGCGGTGCGCCCGGGTGGTCAACGTGAAGCTCATCGCGTGCGAGGATCTGATGGCGGAGTGGGACGACCACCACGACGCGCCCAACATCGACTGCAGGTCGTTCTCGTTCTACGGCGTGCCCGTGGAGCTGGGCGAGTTCCTGTCGCCCGGGGAgtgcgcgcgaggtgcgccgtACGATACCTCGCATCTCGCGACGGAGGTCTTCGACATCCACGCAAACGCCGCTCATCGTCATTGCCGCCTCTCTTATCGCGCCTCGGTAGGGTGA
- a CDS encoding glyoxalase encodes MPQALARVAVSGLGAGATLDPDSRRPAARRTPGPSRARSSRAGSSVVVHASGDGAAHSGIVEESVVHGSSLASVGISTRKKSVISEPRIGTDPRPLSERIGIQGVHHVAVIVRDLAVSMEFYRDFLGLPVNPDRPNDKLPYDGAWLMMGPEMVHLMELPNPDPTDAEFRPAHGGKDRHFCIGVKDLAPLTEALESRGVPFTASRSGRPAIFFRDPDCNTLEVVEGLEWRDKSSPRFVAR; translated from the coding sequence ATGCcgcaggcgctcgcccgcgtcgccgtctctGGGCTCGGGGCCGGGGCTACCCTCGACCCCGActcccgtcgccccgccgcgcggcgcaccccgggaccttcgcgcgcccggtcgtcccgcgcgggatcttccgtcgtcgtccacgcgtcgggcgacggcgccgcgcactcgGGCATTGTCGAAGAATCCGTCGTGCACGGCTCCAGCCTCGCGTCCGTGGGCATCTCCACGCGCAAGAAGTCGGTCATCTCCGAGCCCCGCATCGGAACGGATCCCCGCCCGCTGAGCGAGCGCATCGGCATCCAGGGGGTGCACCACGTCGCAGTCATCGTGCGCGATCTCGCCGTCTCCATGGAGTTCTACCGGGATTTCCTCGGCCTGCCCGTGAACCCCGACAGGCCGAACGATAAGCTCCCGTACGACGGCGCGTGGCTGATGATGGGTCCGGAGATGGTCCACCTGATGGAGCTGCCGAACCCGGATCCGACGGACGCCGAGTTCAGGCCCGCGCACGGGGGCAAGGATCGGCACTTTTGCATCGGCGTGAAGGACCTGGCGCCGCTGACGGAGGCGCTGGAAAGTAGGGGGGTGCCGTTCACCGCGAGCAGGAGCGGTCGACCGGCTATTTTCTTCAGGGACCCGGACTGCAACACGCTGGAGGTGGTGGAGGGGCTCGAATGGCGGGACAAGAGCAGCCCTCGGTTCGTCGCTCGATGA
- a CDS encoding predicted protein, whose amino-acid sequence MAVEKAEPMDAVPRHSPQPPARVRHPMVEANIGESPRGSRPKRDSSRPPRLSRIAARYRAQLDAKLSHLADLQARWNAQGVFDVVKALRRDFGDTGDDDQKKSDEDDAERRKPREPWIQHEKESVRKALLLFGLGRWAKLRMALKPASRPRHDSHDVQLATWDLVRAMHRRLEPDSPEAKYLADRLRRESPGGERLPADPIVGSWNLGSRGKLNAANCRVWTRRIRMLEMINRSVERLLAEETQDAAIELAGACPLPASDVKRSLPAWWDGACDFSLLYGVYRHGFGNFNAVRSDPWTAAVATEAARAKGGAAAVAELRDSIEAIDECQKLYAQAREEHGARISEQGARAARKGPDGGSKGETKEEEEEEEEAKEGSAEEDGDDGDGDDEGEGDDDDAGNNVPAVGGDKSELVAAKERVERIHEGENAWPRTEDLTDRVRRVAKELGAPNALKPSDPPWVQAMLGHPRRVPKPPMSLAERAARDQKRGESRARAAETESAREEFADAMMRGDWDALGKNGAAASVTSLLCADHEKFDADEGKNPEADELVRSTAAALKEKGISNRERKDVVKALMARGLPRLDDNSPDWIELSTASGVGRGAEDVQAMFYSIAVEMKTLEARTDATGVKASKKHSATCKCIVCRIRKEKKNAEDPSKVTWKDAVKTMKEEPGNTAEAQTAASDPTANGQHHDGDDEEDHDGDGDDEEDHDGDDGNDGDEDDDAKDGGEGEKTEVGEDRAAKPGKSRRASVCPFGLLTHVTANRLRERLDIMQTLRMCLEKSGGKMTRLPMPSIKTGELPVWWTSGVHDVAILRAALKHGCDKWDDLAGDAEFAGVFGKSRPVPKAPLCFRIVRIASRYLRRGYLGLGKHTKRKKA is encoded by the exons atggcggtcgAGAAGGCCGAGCCGATGGACGCTGTGCCAAGGCACTCACCGCAaccaccggcgcgggtcaGGCACCCGATGGTGGAGGCAAACATAGGTGAGTCACCCCGCGGTTCCCGCCCGAAG CGAGATTCttcccgcccgcctcgccttTCCCGAATCGCAGCGCGGTATCGCGCCCAGCTCGACGCGAAGCTCTCGCACCTCGCCGACCTGCAGGCCCGATGGAACGCCCAGGGcgtcttcgacgtcgtcaaggCGCTCCGCCGAGACTTTGGGGacacgggcgacgacgatcagAAAAAgtccgacgaggatgacgccgAGCGGCGCAAGCCGAGGGAACCGTGGATTCAGCACGAGAAGGAGAGCGTCCGCAAGGCGCTCTTACTGTTCGGGCTCGGGCGGTGGGCCAAGCTGAGGATGGCGCTGAaaccggcgtcgaggcccaGGCACGATTCGCACGACGTGCAACTGGCGACCTGGGACCTGGTGAGGGCCATGCACCGAAGGCTGGAACCGGACTCGCCGGAGGCCAAGTACCTCGCGGATAGGCTCCGGCGGGAATCCCCgggcggcgaacgcctccCCGCGGATCCCATCGTCGGTTCGTGGAACCTGGGCTCGCGCGGTAAGCTGAACGCCGCGAACTGCAGGGTGTGGACGAGGCGCATCCGAATGCTCGAGATGATCAACAGGTCCGTGGAGAGGCTGTTAGCGGAGGAGACCCAGGATGCGGCGATCGAGTTGGCGGGCGCGTGCCCTCTCCCCGCGTCGGACGTCAAGCGGAGTCTACCCGCGTGGTgggacggcgcgtgcgaTTTTTCCCTGCTGTACGGCGTGTACCGGCACGGCTTCGGCAACTTCAACGCCGTGCGATCGGATCcttggacggcggcggtggcgacggaggctgcgcgggcaaagggcggcgccgcggccgttgccgagcttcgcgactccatcgaggcgatcgacgagTGCCAGAAGTTGTACGcgcaggcgagggaggagcacggcgcgaggatctcggagcagggcgcgagggcggcccGGAAGGGTCCGGATGGAGGATCGAAGGGGgagacgaaggaggaggaggaggaggaggaggaggcaaAGGAAGGTTCCGCGGaagaggacggcgacgacggcgacggcgacgacgagggcgagggcgacgatgacgacgccggtaACAACGTcccggcggtgggcggcgatAAGTCGGAGCtggtcgccgccaaggagcgcgtcgagagGATCCACGAGGGTGAAAACGCGTGGCCGCGGACGGAGGACCTCACCGATCGGGTGCGGCGGgtcgccaaggagctcggcgcccccAACGCGCTCAAACCCTCGGACCCGCCGTGGGTGCAGGCGATGCTGggccacccgcggcgcgtacCCAAGCCCCCGATGTCTTTagcggagcgcgccgcgagggaccaAAAGAGGGGAGAGTCGagggcgagagcggcggagacggaaAGCGCCAGGGAGGAattcgccgacgcgatgatgCGCGGGGACTGGGACGCCCTCGGGAaaaacggcgccgccgcgagcgttaCCTCGCTGCTCTGCGCGGACCACGAAAagttcgacgcggacgagggaaAAAAccccgaggcggacgagctggttcggtcgacggcggcggcgctgaaggagAAGGGGATATCCAACCGCGAGAGGAAGGACGTGGTGAAGGCGCTGATGGCCCGCGGTTTGCCGAGGCTCGACGATAACTCCCCCGATTGGATCGAGCtctccacggcgtcgggcgtcgggcgcggcgccgaggacgtgcaAGCGATGTTTTACTCGATCGCCGTGGAGATGAAGACGCTCGAAGCCCGGACGGATGCCACCGGGGTCAAGGCGAGCAAGAAACACTCGGCGACGTGCAAGTGCATCGTCTGCCGCATCcgcaaggagaagaagaacgcGGAAGACCCGTCGAAGGTGACCTGGAAGGACGCGGTGAAGACCATGAAGGAGGAGCCGGGGAACACGGCCGAAGCCCaaaccgcggcgagcgacccCACGGCCAACGGACAAcaccacgacggcgacgacgaggaagatcacgacggcgacggcgacgacgaggaagatcacgacggcgacgacgggaacgacggggacgaagacgacgacgccaaggacgGCGGAGAGGGTGAGAAGAcggaggttggcgaggatcgcgcggcgAAACCGGGTaagagccgccgcgcgtccgtctGCCCCTTCGGTTTGCTCACCCACGTGACGGCGAATCGACTTCGAGAGCGCCTGGACATCATGCAGACGCTCCGGATGTGCCTCGAGAAATCCGGCGGGAAGATGACGCGCTTACCGATGCCCTCCATCAAGACTGGGGAGTTGCCGGTGTGGTGGACGTCCGGCGTGCACGACGTGGCCATccttcgcgcggcgttgaAGCACGGATGCGACAAGTGGGATGACctcgccggagacgccgagTTTGCCGGGGTGTTCGGCAAGTCGAGGCCGGTGCCCAAGGCGCCGCTGTGCTTCCGCATCGTGCGGATCGCCTCTCGCTACCTGCGACGGGGGTATCTGGGGCTCGGTAAGCACACCAAGAGGAAGAAGGCGTGA